In Rhodamnia argentea isolate NSW1041297 chromosome 1, ASM2092103v1, whole genome shotgun sequence, the genomic window TGGGTTCAATGGGTGATGGTGTGGCCGTGGGTGTAGGAGGTCGAGAAGGTGAGGGGGTTCAACTATCGGGTGGATGTTTCACCAAGGTCGGGTATAGGTAATGGAATTACCAGAGTCTATTTGGTTGTGGTATGCTCGACGGTTTGATGGAAAGCAAAATCTTGTTCATAGAAAACGATGTCGCGATTGATAAAAGTTGTTTGGTCTTTGAGGTCATAGAGATGTTAGCCTTTGTGGTTTGTGAGATAACCAATTAGAACACATCCACAAGATAGGGGGCCAAATTTGTCGGAGTGAAGATGACTGGTAGAAGCATAGTATAATGAGCCAAAGATGTGAAGGTGAGAATAGGAAGGTGGTTTGCCACATAGAAGATCCTACGGGGTTTTATTGTATAGGAGAGGTTTAGGTAGTCTATTAATGAGATGAGTAGCAGTTAAGACATAATCCCCCCAAAAATGAAGAGGCATGCCGGAATGAAAACGCAATGCACGAGCAACATTGAGCAAGTGATGATGCTTATGCTCAACaattccattttgttgaggaatgTAAGAGCAACTACTCCGGTGGTGAACATTGTGGGCGCAAAAAAACTCTTGTAAGTGAGAGGAAAGGAATTTAGTCCCGTTattagattgaaaattttggactttcatttgaaattgagtttcaacaaaagcaaagaagCAAATCGGAGAATCAATTGCATCGGACTTAAAAGTAAGCAAAAAAATCCAAGTATAGCACAAATAGTCATCaacaatagataaaaaaataatgacatgtCTTATATGTAAAATGAGAATAAGGTCCCCAAATGTCAACATGAATAAGCTCAAAATAACATAAAGAAGTAATAGTGCTAGACGCAAAAGACAGACTTGATTACTTGGATAAATGACAAGCAGCACATGGATATAATTGTTTTGCTGGACTAAAACATAAAGTTTGTTGCAAAGTAGATAAAACTAACTCGGATGGATGTCTTAAACGGGCGTGCCAAAGATGAGGTGAAGAGGTTGCAACAGAAAGAACGAAAGATCTAGTAGGAATCTCTAGACAATAAAGACCACCACGCTTATAGACCAATGATCTTCGTCAATAGGTCCTGAAAAAGACATTAGTTAGGAAAAAAAGTGACTGAGCAGTTTAAAGTTTGAGTGAGCTGGGAGATTAATAATAAGTTGTATTTGAGAGAGGGAGCGCAAAGGATATTATCAAGGGAGATAGTTGGGGTAAGAGAGGCCGAACCGTGTGATGTCACAAGGACACCAACACCATTCGGAATTCCAACAGTGGGATGTGGAGAGGGATAATGTGTTGGGTTTGTAAGGTGAAGGGGTTCAAATGTGATGTGATTTGTAGTGCCGGTATCAACAATCCAAGTATCAGAATTAAATGAATTCGAAGATAAGCCAATAACATTACCTAAGAGGTTAGCTTTCGGGACATTTATCTTTTGTAACAAGCGCGTCGATTGCTTATATTGATCATTTGTGAACGAAGGAGGTGCCGCATCAGAAGTATGGCTGGACTTATTGTCCGCGGGCTAGGAGGAGGTAGATGATTGTCCACGACGCTGTTTTTGATTGGGAGGAAAGCCATGAAGTCGATAACACACATCTCGTGTATGTCTCGGGATGCCACGAGACGTGTTCATCCGTTTAACTAGGTTGGCGGAAGGAGCGGGAGCGCCAAGTTGGGATGAGGAGTTCATGTATGGCCGCAGAGCATGGTTGCCATGAGTACTAAGCAAAGTACTAGTCCGATTGGACAGTTAGCGATCCGATTGGATATGGCGGTGCGACTTATCTTGAAGAACTAATGCATATGCACATACAACACTAGGGAATATATTCATTAGTAAAATCTTACTATTAACTTTAGCGTACCTCAAATTGAGACCTATGAGAAATTGAAACAAACGCCAATTCTCTTATTATGTAGTGATGGAAGAATGAGCCGAACAAGAGCATGGCAATAATAGATCCATATTATTCAATTTATCCTAGCAGCTTCGCAAGTTGTTGTAGTACTTGGTCATGGCATCGTCACGTTGAGCAATGGTACAAATCGTTTGCTCGAGATGAAAAATCTTAGGACCATTCAATGGCAAAAAACGTTCGCGGAGATCGGCCCGGACATCGGCAATTGACTGCGTGTAGAGAACCGTTGGCACCAAATCTGGATGGATGGAATTAAGAATCCATAATAGAATCATATTGTTAACATGAATCCAGGACACATAGGTAGAATCGGTTGcgattggtttttttatttctccaagAACAAACACCATCTTGTTTTTGGCGGAAAGGACAATCTCCATGGCTCGAGACCAATTGTTGTAATTGTCACCCATAAGGAGCATGCAGACGAGATTAGGTCCAGGATTATCGGAATGATGCATAAAATAAGGGTTGTCCGGCCGCTCATGTGCGGGAACGGTGGCTAAAGAGTTTGGAGTCTCGGATGCCATGGTAACTTGCGGATTTGGAGCAGGCTTCGTAGATCTTGAGGATTCGGGGGCCGGCGGCCGAAAGAAACCCTAGCGCTCAATCGAAGCCACTTCGGCATATGTGGGCATCAATGTTGCAGCCTCTTTCCTgtagcaacaacaacaaatgATCACGAGCAAGAaggtcggagagagagagagagaggacgtgAGAGACGGCCTCCAAGGATCaccgctctaataccatgtagAGTTTGGGCGAACATTACTTGTATTGATGAAGTaatttacaatatatacataggtttagggctaaataaTACAATGATAATTATGCCCTTTAATATAAATATAATTTGCCAATACTTAGCAAAATGCGATTGTAACTCTCCGTGaaggatttgaaaattcgaaaagatTTTTCATCGAATCTTCCCATCATCTTATCCTTAAGATGCATGTGGAGACACTGAGGTATATAAAGTCAAAAGTCTCGCTGTCCATCTATGACCTAGAAGGAAAATCGAAAGGATTAGGCTTTGCAAGTGGGTATAATGTTGGCCTCAAGGTCAACTGCTTTTGCCAAATGACGGCTTCTAGAGGATGGAAAAGCGGAATGAGCGAAATTTGGTTCGAATGGAGGGGTCACAAGCATGTATGTTCTTCTTGCCAAGACCTGACAGATTACGGCCCTGTAATGATTAATATGCAGCATGTGACTTCTGAGTTTCTGTGTGATCAAAAGCCATTTTTCAGATTATGTTGACCGTCGAATTAAGCGGATCCTGTAAATTAAACGTGCATCGTAGATATTATCAAATATAATAGGCTTATTTTATAAGAATTTGAAGGATAAGCGTGATGGTTGCTCTAAAAGAACATATGTTACTGAGTACAGGCTTTTCACCCTTATGTCCAGAGAGTGGTCGTGCAGCTTGTGTTtatataagaaaatgaaaaatgaatgatttaaataatattttcttcgAAAAATGAATGTTTGTATCACTTTCAAATATGAATaagcgaaaatattttcatatccacgaaaatatttaaacataaattgttgtccatagtgaaaatatttttcattgacaatTTATTTCAAGCTACCCAAGAAATTGTTactagaaaaatgtttttcaaatcagacaaaaaaaacaattccATAAActtagtttaaggtttttcacACGTGCACTCATGATCTTCGAAGTAACTGAGCTCAGTTATGGTCGGATCCTAGGAAAAAACACTGTTTGCTTACTTACTTGCAAAATTAATTTGCACGGGTCGTGCTAAACGTATGCAAAATTACGAAAACAATTAAGAAACCTATTATATAACGACTATTctgttctaaatcttttaatttaaccaggtgagccttaaacattttgacaatttgccaatttagtcattttgaccaattttaattggaaatcaaAGATGTGGACGACGGTCGTCCTACATAGAAAGGCCAAGACTGGCGTAgacaacttttgatttttttaaaaaaaattatgaatgtttcattattttatttatgtttttttttttttatgacattgaGCCGGCGAGGATCATCAACCTTCGCCTAGTGGCCAATGAGGGTCGCTAGAACTCACCTagtggctagcgagggtcgaTCGTTGGCACaagttggaaaaaataaaaataaaaaagaaacaaaaaatatataacaaattattaaaaatttagaaaaaaatacaaaaatacaaaaatcatcttcattaaaaataaaaattacaaaaataatctTCTTTAGTGGCGAGTGTGTCATGTAAGACGATCGGtattcacgtcagcaattttacATGTCATTTAACGTAAGGCCTATTTCTTTCACATACTTAAACTTgtcaaaataaatcataaatccatttcttaactcatatttagTGAGCTCAATTTTTGTATGAATTAGTTATATTGAATAAATGTGTTAAATGGGATTATACCTACTTAGACCCAAGCCACTTCTAtaattctattttcattttctcttgtcCTCACTTAATCTCGCGCTTGCTCACTCTACTATCTCACCTCGGTTTGTATGAGTTGAGATaagcatgaaaaattattggaaTATAGATCAGGTCGAGTACAAGTTAGACACGagtcactaaatttatattatctgaaaatggatcaaaatggATTAAACAATTTCATTTAGATTTAACCATTTTCGATTCGATCCTTCCATACTACGGATCTACGCACGTGCACGTTCACTCAACTGTACGTACACGATGACGATGCAAAtgcacattattttttttttataaaatagaaaaactaaACATTAAAGAGGACAGTTATCGAGATTTTACACATACGACAAAACTTAGGATCCGCTCCATACATAAAGGACCTTGGCGTTGGGGCGAGGTCAAGTGAGACCCGTGACGGTAACACAGTGTGGTGGACCTTATCCTCCTGTCATCTTCAATTCTTCATTAAACGTGATGGACCATTTCTCTTTTACTATTCCCCTGGCTAGATAGGCAAAGACTTCAATGGTATCTTTCCCTGATCGATACGCCTGATTGAGGGACTGAGGAAGCTTCCCAGCAGCAACGGGAACGCGGGAACGGCCATCAGCCATTACATCTGATGGCGAAGGTCTTAGATTGATCCCGCGTCCGTTGTTGTCGGGTTTCAATCGACGCGGCCCTCTCGAAGAATTCCGAATCTGAGGTGGGAGCGTGAAGAAATGTTCCCATGAGAATTGCTTGAATTAGAAGTCACGGGAGAAAAAATGTCATATGAAGAGAGTATAGCTCTTGACAAGTTGAATGTACCATAGGCATAGGGTATCAAATTCCATAATTTAGATGGACTAATTCGATTGCATGATCGGATCGGGTCTATTCGGATCGGATTGAATCGgatcgatccgatccgatcaaGGCCGGCTTTTTTTGACTCTCCTAATATGGCTCAAGGGGGGCCATTTGATTAGGATATGGATCTTTTGTCTCGTATGGTGCTTTTCTTAATGCATTCCGTCGACCAAGACATTCAGGTTCAAAGTTTCTAGGTATTGGcaatctttttttccatttcctttaGCGCGTATGATTTTGTCACTCATTTTATTGAATAAATCAACATCTTCTAAAGGTGCGTTTGACTGGGAAAAAATTCCATAACAAAGGAAAGTAATTcccgaaaatcatttttcagaaaaactatttgtttttctttatctgGTGATATATTAtcagaaatattttttggcgTTTCGTTCTTTGGTGGTTGGTTCTCATTTTTAAAACGATTTCAATCTTATGAATTTATGggaagcaatatatatatatatattaaacaaattttatattattttatattatttttaatatgtattattttttttttttttggtctttttcttcttcctccgccagTGGCCAAGCCTTGGCAACCAGCCACATGAGGTTGAGCTTTGCCGGCCTTGGGCAAGCAAGGCTCAACCTCATGTGACTGGTTGCTGACCGTCACCGAGGCCCGGAGATCGAcagttgaagaagaaaataaaataaaataaaataaaataaaaatattaaaaataaaatattaaaaatttttataGTAGTAAtttcggaaagtgttttcatctCTTCAGATTGGGAATTTCACTTTTCTGATTTTATGCATAAATTTTCCGTTGATCGGAAAAGTGTTTTCtgttgactaagtcatttttaGCGAATCAACCGGTAAAAGTCCGAAAAATCAATTCTTAGAGAACACTTTCGCTCAAACAAACGCGCTATAAGAATTTGAGTGATAAACGTGGTGGTTATTTCCTAAAACATGATTGACCACGCCGGTGTTCGTGTTCTATATGTGTACTCATGGGTTGGCTTGCTTTGTCAAACCATATCACCTCAGTGAAGTCAATGGTTGTCCACTTCATTATTTCACATCCTCAGGGCCATGTAGCATTGGTTCTTCTCATGATCCAAAAcacccttcttcttcatcgaatCCGATGGATGAGACGTCGGATCGGCTAAGATTCCGGAGCCGCAAGAAACAGTTTGAAAACTTATCTGCAGCCCCGGAACGCCACCATCCTCAGCGATACTGTAGCAGATCGGAAAATGCAGGCCGGTGGCATATTTCGTCCTTAGTTTCAGCACACCACAAATTTACAAGACGAAACGAATGAATCCAGATTAATTTGGGCTCATCTGAGTTTTGTTCTGAGTTTGAGTTTCTAGGATGTCATCTGTTGATATGCAGTAGAGGGAGAAACGTCAAGGATATACGAACGGGTCTCATCAGGGAGGCATCGGACAGTAAATTTAGAACCGTGAAGATTGAAAACATGGAAGCCAAACTCACTCATACatctttttaccaaaaaaaaaaaggaaactcacTCATACATCTTATATTTAGGAACTTTGTGTACAAATCTTCTGGAGCTTCTTCAACGCAAAATGTAGTTTCTCTAATTAACTTGTTCATCATGCAGCGCCGATTCCATAAAAAATCAGCAACATCGGAAGTTTCTTCGGCGCtaaatttctacttcttcaTTCTTCAACCCTAAGAGTCGCTTAGGAGTTGAGATTATTCTGGGACTGTCCTAGAAGCGGGCACCTCCAGAGGCTGCTGTGTCTGCCCGGGCTCGTCCTCATTTTCGCCCGTGAGCTCCTCGAGCGACTTTCCTTTCGATTCGGGGACTAATAGAGTGAACAACATCCCGAAGAAGTTGATCACACCGAGCATGATCAACGAGTTCTTCATTCCAATCCCCGGCGGGTAACCGGCGTCTCTATCTGCTAACTTTTTTCCCTGAGCAGCGTACAAGAACCCGAAGGCCCCGACGATTGCCCCTGCCTTCCCGCACGCAGCTGAGATGCCGTGGCAAGTCGACCGGAGCCGCGCCGGGAAAATCTCGGCCGGCACAACAAACGTTGTGGCGTTGGGCCCAAAGTtggcgaagaagaaggtgaacGAGTACATGATCAAGAAGCCAGTGTGGTTCGCCTTCAGGGTCCAGTGATGGTAAGGGATCGCGAGCGCAAACATAAACACGGTCATGAAGAAGAAGCCCATCAACTGGATAGCGAACCTTCCAATGTGATCGATGAAAGCGACGGTGAACCAGTATCCAGGGACGGTTCCACAGAGCGCAATCAAGGTCTGCGCTCTGGCAATGCGGAAGACTTCATGAATCGCGTTCATGGTCTCTGCCTTCGGAAGCCAACCTACCTTGCTGTAGATATCCTTCTGGAAGAGGTTGGAGCTGTAATAAGCAATGTCCAACAAGAACCAAGTGGTGGTCGTCCCTACAAGGTGGAGCCCGTGGCGGCGAGCGAACTCTCTGCTGAACAAGCCGAAGTTGTTGGATCTCTCTTGCGCAATCTTTTCAACCTTGTCTTGCTCGCTCTCAAGGTCAACGTTCAACACCTTAGACATGTCGGCTGCCGCCTGTTTCGCGTTCTTGGCCACTAGGGCAGTGTAACGAGCGGTCTCAGGCATCTTCATTCGCCAGTAGTAGGTCATTGCGGCTGGGACCGCGCCGAACATCACAATGATCCTCCAGACGTAATCGGCTTCCGGAACAGTGGAACCTGCCTTATCTACTGAGTACGGAGGAGCCTTGTATGCATGATCGAATGCGCTCGAGACGATGATGGCCACGATCCCTCCAGCCAATATCCCAAATCCTTGCATGGCGAAGACCGCAGCGATGAACGCGCCACGGGTTCTCTTGTTGGCGTATTCAGACATGATGGTCGCAGACAATGGGTAGTCGCCGCCTATGCCAAATCCTAACCAGAACCGGAAGAAACAGAGGGTGGCCATGACGCCCTTGGGTTGGTGGCCAAACGAGAGCCCGGAGGCGATGGAGCAAACGACCATGAGGACCAGGGTTAGGCCGTAGACTCGTTTCCGTCCCAGCTTGTCGCCAAGCCACCCGAAGAAGAGCTGCCCGGCCAAAGTGCCACACAGCGCGACTCCATTAACAGCAGCTGCGACGTTGGGAGGCAAAGTGCCGGGCTTGGCAGAGTTGGGGTTGAAGTAGTATATCCGGCCGAGTAACTTGGTGACGTGAGCTATACTGAAGAGATCGTACGCGTCGGTGAAGAATCCCATCCCCGCGACCACGATCGCGGTGAAATGATACCATTGCGTCTTGGCCACATCGAGCGCGTCTAGCACCACCAGTTGGTTTCGAGCCATGACTGCCAATCAATGAAAGATCATTTAAGTGGTTCATTAGTAGCAGAATCAGAAAATAT contains:
- the LOC115727344 gene encoding probable inorganic phosphate transporter 1-3, whose protein sequence is MARNQLVVLDALDVAKTQWYHFTAIVVAGMGFFTDAYDLFSIAHVTKLLGRIYYFNPNSAKPGTLPPNVAAAVNGVALCGTLAGQLFFGWLGDKLGRKRVYGLTLVLMVVCSIASGLSFGHQPKGVMATLCFFRFWLGFGIGGDYPLSATIMSEYANKRTRGAFIAAVFAMQGFGILAGGIVAIIVSSAFDHAYKAPPYSVDKAGSTVPEADYVWRIIVMFGAVPAAMTYYWRMKMPETARYTALVAKNAKQAAADMSKVLNVDLESEQDKVEKIAQERSNNFGLFSREFARRHGLHLVGTTTTWFLLDIAYYSSNLFQKDIYSKVGWLPKAETMNAIHEVFRIARAQTLIALCGTVPGYWFTVAFIDHIGRFAIQLMGFFFMTVFMFALAIPYHHWTLKANHTGFLIMYSFTFFFANFGPNATTFVVPAEIFPARLRSTCHGISAACGKAGAIVGAFGFLYAAQGKKLADRDAGYPPGIGMKNSLIMLGVINFFGMLFTLLVPESKGKSLEELTGENEDEPGQTQQPLEVPASRTVPE